A genomic window from Streptomyces sp. NBC_01429 includes:
- a CDS encoding EI24 domain-containing protein, with translation MHDLGAGFGYLIKGQRWVGRHGRRFGFGLLPGLIALALYAGALVGLGYGADDLTAWATPFADDWSSPWLGLFRGFLTALVFALGLFLAVITFTAVTLLIGQPFYESLSEDVDREEGGEVPESALSLWRGLWISARDSVRILVRVALYGVLLFALGFIPVVGQTVIPVLGFCVTGFFLAEEVTSVALGRRDIQLKERLTLLRGRRMLALGFGVPLALAFLVPFVAVFLMPGAVAGATLLVRELTAPPEGDEEPAARQPDVPVTLNK, from the coding sequence ATGCATGACCTCGGTGCGGGTTTCGGCTATCTGATCAAGGGCCAGCGGTGGGTCGGCCGCCACGGCCGCCGGTTCGGCTTCGGGCTGCTGCCCGGCCTGATCGCGCTGGCGCTGTACGCGGGCGCGCTCGTCGGCCTGGGGTACGGCGCCGACGATCTGACGGCCTGGGCCACCCCGTTCGCCGACGACTGGTCCTCGCCCTGGCTCGGGCTGTTCCGGGGCTTCCTGACCGCGCTCGTCTTCGCGCTCGGTCTCTTCCTCGCGGTGATCACCTTCACGGCCGTGACGCTGCTGATAGGCCAGCCGTTCTACGAGTCGCTGTCGGAGGACGTCGACCGCGAGGAGGGCGGCGAGGTCCCGGAGTCCGCCCTGTCGCTCTGGCGCGGGCTGTGGATATCCGCCCGTGACAGCGTCCGGATCCTGGTGCGGGTCGCGCTGTACGGCGTGCTGCTCTTCGCGCTCGGGTTCATCCCGGTCGTCGGGCAGACGGTGATCCCCGTGCTCGGCTTCTGCGTCACCGGGTTCTTCCTGGCGGAGGAGGTGACGTCGGTGGCGCTGGGGCGCCGCGACATCCAGCTCAAGGAGCGCCTCACCCTGCTCAGGGGCCGCCGGATGCTTGCCCTCGGCTTCGGCGTCCCGCTCGCGCTCGCCTTCCTCGTCCCCTTCGTCGCGGTCTTCCTGATGCCGGGCGCGGTCGCGGGAGCGACGCTGCTGGTGCGGGAGCTGACGGCGCCGCCGGAGGGCGACGAGGAGCCGGCGGCGCGTCAGCCGGACGTACCGGTCACGCTGAACAAGTAG
- a CDS encoding pyroglutamyl peptidase, whose translation MGRIRPRPERLALVLLTATALTLAVPSPAGAAADAAATAQPGAPAAAFTVEEQRLDGAVPREILRRAGFDEVAPEFVRSLRGARTPAAAERTVVRHGAALWKRAVDRAQGRGPARGDLSRDDDRPLYWARLALTRELRQWQPQFGLSEAARSRLLGKLERSSRGQDSMTFSNKDSRDGRDGRDGANGKGGQGGKGLKGVKRIVVTGFDPFTLDRDIRISNPSGATALALDGTVIRTADGPARIETAVFPVRWQDFADGTVEEALRRPLARADLFTTVSQGRVGRIDVERFNGAWRGGFGDNENVSETGLVPVTDPASQPQWTTTSLPYRAIAAADTGRFPVYDNTSVTEIPAGGTAPVVRPEGPTPGSAARAGGGGDYLSNEIAYRATLLRDRLGLDIPGGHVHTPVLQFGAGNTDPATGTVTDPEFVRNRLDIIAQLRTIIRVAAEAS comes from the coding sequence CGCCCTCACCCTGGCCGTGCCGTCACCGGCGGGCGCCGCCGCCGACGCTGCCGCCACCGCTCAACCCGGCGCCCCCGCGGCCGCGTTCACGGTCGAGGAGCAGCGCCTCGACGGCGCCGTGCCGCGCGAGATCCTGCGGCGCGCCGGCTTCGACGAAGTGGCGCCGGAGTTCGTACGGTCGCTGCGCGGCGCGCGCACACCGGCCGCCGCCGAGCGGACCGTCGTACGGCACGGTGCCGCGTTGTGGAAGCGCGCGGTGGACCGGGCGCAGGGGCGTGGGCCGGCCCGGGGCGATCTGAGCCGGGACGACGACCGGCCGCTGTACTGGGCGCGGCTCGCGCTGACCCGTGAACTGCGGCAGTGGCAGCCACAGTTCGGGCTGTCCGAGGCGGCGCGTTCCCGGCTGCTCGGGAAGCTGGAGCGATCGTCGCGCGGCCAGGACTCCATGACGTTCTCCAACAAGGACAGCAGGGACGGCAGGGACGGCAGAGACGGCGCGAACGGCAAGGGCGGCCAGGGCGGCAAGGGGCTCAAGGGCGTCAAGCGGATCGTCGTGACCGGCTTCGACCCGTTCACCCTCGACCGGGACATCCGCATCAGCAATCCGTCGGGGGCGACCGCGCTGGCCCTGGACGGGACCGTCATCAGGACCGCCGACGGGCCCGCCCGGATCGAGACGGCCGTCTTCCCCGTGCGCTGGCAGGACTTCGCCGACGGCACGGTGGAGGAGGCCCTGCGCCGCCCGCTGGCCCGGGCCGATCTCTTCACCACGGTCAGCCAGGGCCGGGTGGGCCGGATCGACGTGGAGCGGTTCAACGGCGCCTGGCGCGGCGGGTTCGGGGACAACGAGAACGTGTCGGAGACCGGTCTCGTACCGGTGACCGACCCGGCGTCACAGCCGCAGTGGACGACGACCAGCCTGCCGTACCGCGCGATCGCGGCGGCGGACACCGGACGCTTCCCCGTGTACGACAACACGTCGGTCACCGAGATCCCGGCGGGCGGCACCGCCCCGGTGGTACGGCCGGAGGGACCGACGCCCGGATCGGCGGCCCGCGCCGGGGGCGGCGGTGACTATCTGTCCAACGAGATCGCGTACCGGGCCACGCTGCTGCGCGACCGGCTGGGCCTGGACATTCCGGGCGGCCATGTGCACACGCCGGTGCTCCAGTTCGGGGCGGGGAACACCGATCCGGCGACGGGCACGGTGACCGATCCGGAGTTCGTGCGGAACCGGCTCGACATCATCGCGCAGCTGCGCACCATCATCCGGGTGGCGGCCGAGGCGTCCTGA